In a single window of the Aridibaculum aurantiacum genome:
- a CDS encoding response regulator transcription factor → MIPILLIEDQVELCQILKDTLGLYGFDVTYAHNGDDGYNLFTTLDPKLVIIDIMMPGSDGFAAVKQVRAVNKDVPIIMLTAKPLTEDLVKAFDLGCNDFIRKPFVMEELIARIRSLARVSGNVSHTAQNVYKLGSFTFNTSTHELVNHSNRFQLSYKEVELLKRLCEAKSTVVDRQLLLAELWGSDNVFNSKTMNVYINRLRNYLDADKCVEILTIRGFGYKLIERSS, encoded by the coding sequence ATGATACCAATTCTACTGATAGAAGACCAGGTTGAGCTTTGCCAGATTTTAAAAGACACGCTTGGCCTCTATGGCTTCGATGTAACGTATGCGCATAATGGTGATGATGGTTACAATCTATTCACTACCCTTGATCCTAAACTCGTGATCATAGATATTATGATGCCGGGAAGCGATGGATTTGCTGCGGTAAAGCAGGTAAGGGCGGTTAACAAAGACGTACCTATTATCATGCTGACCGCAAAGCCGCTTACGGAAGACCTGGTAAAAGCTTTCGATCTTGGCTGCAATGACTTCATACGAAAACCTTTTGTGATGGAAGAACTCATTGCGCGGATCAGGTCGTTAGCGAGGGTATCGGGTAATGTGTCGCACACCGCGCAAAACGTGTACAAGCTGGGCAGCTTCACCTTCAATACTTCTACGCATGAGCTGGTAAACCATTCCAACCGTTTCCAGCTTTCGTACAAAGAAGTAGAACTGCTGAAAAGGCTTTGCGAGGCGAAGTCAACGGTTGTGGACCGGCAGTTACTCCTGGCAGAACTCTGGGGCAGCGACAATGTGTTCAACAGCAAAACCATGAATGTTTATATAAACAGGTTGCGCAACTACCTGGATGCTGATAAGTGCGTGGAGATCCTGACGATCAGAGGTTTTGGGTATAAGTTGATAGAGAGGAGTAGTTAG